One stretch of Trichomycterus rosablanca isolate fTriRos1 chromosome 3, fTriRos1.hap1, whole genome shotgun sequence DNA includes these proteins:
- the si:cabz01093077.1 gene encoding C-C chemokine receptor type 4, with protein sequence MTTMDNSSYYDYFSEPLDKSSVLNPAVMATIYYVVFAIGLLGNLTVLWVLVKVMHLRTMTDVCLLNLALSDLLTVLSLPAWALYNQGHHLSSSGMCKLMAGAYNLGFYSGILFVMLLSVDRYLAIVHAVASLGARNLRSAITVSIVIWIVSFSASLPSIIFYRMNNTDTPECLWDSGSSDAWKMFRNFSQNTVGLFISLPITIYCYFRILLVLRRTKNSKRGRAMKLIFAIVGVFVIFWVPYNVAVFLQTLLFWGIFNSHTADVQISTGLEVTETIALVHCCVNPVIYAFVGEKFRKCLAKVFSKWVLCAKVYQSTSMHSKTSDNETSNTPL encoded by the coding sequence ATGACGACAATGGACAATAGTTCATATTACGATTATTTCTCAGAGCCTCTCGATAAGAGCTCTGTGTTGAACCCAGCCGTCATGGCCACCATCTACTACGTGGTCTTTGCCATCGGGCTTCTCGGTAACCTCACTGTATTGTGGGTACTCGTGAAGGTCATGCACCTGAGGACTATGACCGATGTGTGTCTACTAAACCTGGCACTTTCTGACCTCCTCACAGTTCTATCGCTTCCTGCATGGGCGCTTTACAACCAGGGGCATCACCTGAGCTCCAGCGGCATGTGCAAACTCATGGCTGGCGCCTACAACCTGGGCTTCTACAGTGGGATTCTCTTTGTGATGCTGTTGAGTGTGGACCGCTACCTGGCCATCGTTCATGCTGTGGCGTCTTTGGGCGCAAGGAATTTGCGCAGTGCCATTACTGTCAGCATCGTCATCTGGATTGTGTCCTTCTCTGCCTCGCTTCCAAGTATCATTTTCTACAGAATGAATAACACGGATACCCCGGAGTGCCTTTGGGACAGTGGATCATCTGATGCATGGAAGATGTTTCGCAATTTCAGCCAGAATACTGTGGGGCTCTTCATCTCGCTGCCCATTACTATCTACTGCTATTTCAGGATCCTCCTGGTCCTGAGGAGGACGAAGAACTCCAAACGAGGACGGGCCATGAAGCTGATCTTTGCCATTGTTGGTGTCTTTGTGATCTTCTGGGTTCCGTATAATGTGGCGGTGTTTCTGCAAACTCTGCTGTTCTGGGGAATTTTCAACTCACACACGGCAGATGTTCAGATTAGCACCGGCTTGGAGGTGACGGAAACCATCGCTCTCGTGCACTGCTGTGTGAACCCAGTGATCTACGCATTTGTCGGGGAAAAATTCAGGAAATGTCTGGCCAAAGTCTTTTCAAAATGGGTACTTTGTGCAAAGGTTTACCAGTCAACATCAATGCATTCAAAAACCTCGGACAACGAAACGTCCAACACGCCCCTGTAG